One window of Papaver somniferum cultivar HN1 chromosome 9, ASM357369v1, whole genome shotgun sequence genomic DNA carries:
- the LOC113307660 gene encoding uncharacterized protein LOC113307660 — protein MWFIWKRNLVEAMARIRRTRDIDQTEALALLLALQWIHEKQWSRIIVEGDNKTIMDAVKNKQLDSVRWEDKALLAECVNLLQNLKNIEVHFVQAADILAKYARKQVCNQHWYYNVPQCYPMY, from the exons ATGTGGTTCATATGGAAAA GAAATTTGGTGGAAGCCATGGCCAGGATCAGAAGGACAAGGGATATAGATCAAACCGAAGCTTTAGCTCTCTTATTGGCACTTCAATGGATACATGAGAAGCAATGGAGCAGAATTATAGTAGAGGGAGATAATAAAACTATTATGGATGCTGTTAAGAACAAACAACTTGATAGTGTAAGATGGGAGGATAAAGCTTTGCTTGCAGAATGTGTCAACTTACTTCAAAACTTGAAGAACATTGAGGTACACTTTGTTCAGGCTGCTGACATACTAGCGAAATATGCTCGAAAACAGGTCTGCAACCAACACTGGTATTATAATGTTCCTCAGTGTTATCCAATGTATTAG